The genomic stretch CCCACAATCCCCTGCGTGGCCTCCATCCCCCACAATGCCCTGCACGGACTCCACCCCCCACAATCCCCTGCGCAGACGCCATCCCCCACAATCCCCTGCGTGGCCTCCATCCCCCACAATGCCCTGCACGGACTCCATCCCCCACAATCCCCTGCGTGGCCTCCATCCCCCACAATGCCCTGCGCGGCCTCCATCCCCCACAATGCCCTGCACGGACTCCACCCCCCACAATCCCCTGCGCAGACGCCATCCCCCACAATCCCCTGCCTGGCCTCCATCCCCCACAATCCCCTGCGCGGCCTCCATCCCCCACAATGCCCTGCGTGGCCTCCACCCCCCACAATTCCCTGCGCAGTCTCCGTCCCCCACAATCCCCTGCACAGACTCCATCCCCCACAATGCCCTGCCCGGACTCCATCCCCCACAATCCCCTGCCCACACTCCATCCCCCACAATCCCCTGCCTGGACTCCATCCCCCACAATCCCCTGCCCACACTCCATCCCCCACAATCCCCTGCCTGGACTCCATCCCCCACAATCCCCTGCCCGGACTCCATCCCCCACAATCCCCTGCCTGGACTCCATCCCCCACAATCCCCTGCCTGGACTCCATCCCCCACAATGCCCTGCGCGGACTCCATCCCCCACAATCCCCTGCCTGGACTCCATCCCCCACAATCCCCTGCCTGGACTCCATCCCCCACAATCCCCTGCGCGGACTCCACCCCCACAATCCCTCGCATctccaggccccccccccccgtttatGCTCCCCGTGCCTGATGCCACCGCCccccgcctggccccgccccctcccccgccggcaCCCGTcggcggccatggcggcgcgggggctgtcGCCCGGCGCGGTGCCGGCTGCGGtgcgggccgcggccccgctgctcGCGCTGTCCCTGTGCGTCTCGCTGTGCCTgtcgctgccgctgccgctgcccggggcCCGGGCGGGGCCCCCCGCGGCCGGCTGGAGCTGGCGGAACCTCACGTGCCCGGCCTGCCGCCTGCTCTTCGGGGCGCTCGGCCTGGCGCTGCAGGtaccggcgccgcggggcgcggggggctgcgggcagccggGGGGCTGGCGACCCGCCCTCGGCGCGAccgggacggggacagggacggggacaggctGGGAGGGGTCGTGACTCCGGAcaggggctggggccagggacgGGCCGGAGGGGTCGTGACTGACGACGGGCACTtgggacggggacggggcagcCCGGGGAGGGGTCACGGCCTGGGACAGGgagagggccgggccgggccgcgttgctggggacagggcagggatGGGGTGGGACGGGACAGGGACAGGCGCTCGTGACAGGgacaggacagggacagggacaggccgGGAGGCGTcggggcctgggggcaggccAGGACAAGGACTGGAGACAAGGACAGGGACAGGCTGgcgatggggtggggtgggactCCAGACAGGCGCTCGtgacagggacggggacagccCGGGACAGGCTGTGACAGGGACAGGCACCtaggacagggacggggacaggctGGGAGGGGTCACGGCCCGGGCCAGGCCGGGGATGGGGCGGCAGGGAACAGGTcaggccgggctgggccgggccaggccgagGCGGCAGATGGGGCGGGACGAGGGGGCTGTTTTCACCAGAAAGGGGAACTGGCCGTggtgcctggacgcctgggcccaggtcacaggcaggaaaggcAGCGACGGTGGAGGGAAAGGCAGGACTAGACCCGACGCCCGGCTCCTTCTGCTGCCCTGGGGGTGGTGGCACTCAGGGCAGAGCGGGGCCTGGCTGGGCGCTGGCAGGGCCTCGCATCTGGGTCACGAGTGGGCGTCCCCGGGCGGGAGCCGGGGCGCCTGGGCCTGCCCTGGCCCCGGGACCGGGCCCTGCCGCAccccgggaccgggaccgggggCGGGGGCccacggcgcggccccgccggcagccccccgaGCCCCGACCCTCTGCCCCGCAGCTGGAGCCCAACGTGGCGCGCGTGGGGCGCGTGGCGGTGCGCGTGTGCCAGGAGCTGCGGCTGGCGCCCCCCGAGATCTGCCGGCAGGCCGTGCAGCTCTTCCAGCAGGACGTGGTGTCGGCGTGGGCCCGCTCGGTGCTGCGCCCCGGCGAGGCCTgcgggctgctgctgggccgcgGCTGCGGCCGCTGGGACATCTACGCCGACTGGAACGTcacgctgcccgccgcccccaaGCCCCCCgtgcgcccgcccgcgcccccgccgcccggcgcccccaCCGCccgcctcctcttcctcaccgACCTCCACTGGGACCGGCACTACGTGCCGGGCAGCGAGCCCGCCTGCCGCGACCCGCTGTgctgccgcggcgccgcgcgctcggcccccggcggcgccggctACTGGGGCGAGTACGGCAAGTGCGACCTGCCGCTGCACACCATCGAGGCGCTGCTGGCGCAgctgcgcggccccgcgccgcccttcGACGCCGCGTACTGGACCGGAGACATCCCGGCGCACGACGTCTGGCAGCAGCGCCGCGAGGACCAGCTGCTGGCGCTGCGCACCGTCACCGGGCTGCTCCGCAAGCACCTGGGCGCCCTGCCCGTCTACCCCGCCGTGGGCAACCACGAGGCCACCCCCGTCAACGCCTTCCCCCCGCCCTACGTCCACGGGAACCAGTCCTCGGCCTGGCTCTACGACGCCATGGCCCAGGCCTGGCAGGACTGGCTGCCCCCCGAGGCGCTGGAGACCCTCaggtggggcggccgtggggccgggcgtgGGGGCTGCGGGTGTGCGCGACGGGGCGAtgcggggggcgcggcgcggggggctgcgcctGCCTGGCGGGGAggctggcggcgggggcaggcggcGCTCACCGtccccttccctgcagagctgccggTTTCTACACGCTGCGGGTGCGGCCCGGCCTGCGCCTCGTCTCGCTCAACATGAACTTCTGCTCCCAGGCCAACTTTTGGCTCCTCATCAACTCCACCGACCCCGCGGGGCAGCTGCAGTGGCTCGTGGGCGTCCTGGAGGCCGCCGAGCAGCGAGGGGAGAAGGTGCGAgctggcggggaggagggggccagCCAGTGCCCCGTGTCCCCCGCCCGGCCGGGGACACAGGCTGCCCCCGGGGCGGGCTGACAGGGTCCCTGCGCCCCCGCCAGCCCTTTGCTCCCTCGGCTGCTGCCTTGTAGGTGCACATCATCGGGCACATCCCGCCGGGCCACTGCCTccggagctggagctggaacTACTACCGCATCGTCAACAGGTGAGCCCTgccccgccctgccccgggcACCGCGGTGCCCACGCCGGCCCTGCCTCCGCGGGGAAGAGCCGGCAGATCCTGCCCCACGCCCTGCCAGCGTCGGGAGAGGGTGGCTGTTCCTACGCCAGCGTGCCCCGGGGTCCGCGTCCGGCTCGCAGGTGCCACCAGCCGGGGCAGGGAGCCAGGGCGAGGGCCAGGCGGAGCCAGCACCAGCGGGCAcagcccggggggggcacagCGCCAGCTGAGCCCAGCGCGTGACGGGGCACCGGGGGCAATGGCACGAGCTGCACCGCGCTGGCTGCTGGGCAGCACGGCCGGGACGGGGAGGGGAGCTGGAGGaagccccccgcggcagccctcAGCCTGCGCTGCCCCGCGCTCAGGTTTGAGGGCACCATCGCGGCCCAGTTCTTCGGGCACACGCACGTGGACGAGTTCGAGATGTTCTACGACGAGGAGACCCTGACGCGCCCCGTCTCCGTGGCCTTCGTGGCCCCCAGCGTCACCACCTACATCAACCTCAACCCCGGTGAGTTTTcccctcccgcctccccccgccgtgCCGCCGCGCGGCTGCCGCAACGCTGCCCGCCCTCCTGCCCGCAGGCTATCGCGTGTATGAGCTGGACGGCGCCTACCCCGGCAGCTCCCACGCCGTGCTCGACCACGAGACCTTTATCCTCAACCTCACGGAGGCCAACGTGCCGGGGGCGAAGCCACGCTGGCAGCGCCTCTACCGCGCCCGCGAGGCCTACGGGATGCCCAGCGCCTTCCCCGCCGACTGGGACCAGCTCATCCGCCGCTTCCAGGACGACGAGAGCCTCTTCCAGCGCTTCTGGTACCTCTTCCACAAGGGCCACCCGCCCCGCGAGCCCTGCCGCGAGGCCTGCAAAGCCgcgctgctctgctccctgcgcaCAGGGCGCTCCGTCGACCCCGGCCTCTGCCGCGTGCTGCGCCCAGCCCTGCCCTTCGCCCAGATCCAGGAGCTGTGGAGGCAGCGGCAGCTGTGCTGAGGGCAGGGTGCTCCCCGGACGCGCGCGGCGCCCGGGCTTGGTGCCCCCGGGCTGCGCACGGCCCCCGGCTCGGCAGGGACCAGGGCCGGCGGAGGGGATGGCTGTCACCCAGCTACGCTCGCTGCTccgcgggctggggctgccgctgGCCGACCCCCAGCTCGGCCCCCCAGGACGCCGGGGGCCGAGGTACGGTGCTGCCCGCTgcctgccgcggccccggcggcggctgtGTAATAAAGGTGTGATGGACAGAGCCGGCTCCTGTCCGAGGCCTCCCGCCTGCCGCGTGCAGGCGCCCCGGAGAGCCGAGTCCCCCAAACCGGGGGGCCGctgcccctctcccccgcagCGCAGAGCGGGGCTGCCGCCACGCCAAggcgccggggctgggctggTGGAATGGGTTTATTAATGGTTTAGTACAACACAGATCTCTGTTACAGCcgaggcggcagcgccggggccaggCAGGCGGTGCCGGGACGCGGGCGAGCCCCACGCTGCAGGTTAGATCACATGCATCGGGCAGGGCTGGCCCGCGCCGCCAGCCACGCAGGCGCCTGTCGCTGCCCCTGGGGGTGGCAcagggcccccccggcaccgcggggaCAGGCGCCCCCAGCcaggccccccccgggccccttcCCGCCCGGCCAGAGGGGACACGGCTGCGCCTGGGCCGCCGATCTCGGCGCGCACCCCCTGCGCCTCGCGCGCCCCTCGCGCTCGCATGCACACAGCCTGCGGGTGCCTGGCACGCCGCACGCACGGGTATCCACacgcgggacgggacgggacgggacgcagccgcggcggcgcgctgcccgcccggcgcgCGGGGACACTCGCACGCACGCGCGCGCCGTGGACGCGGCCACGCTCCCGTGACGCCGGCACCTGCGGCGgcacggcgccggggccgcgggagggcGGGGAAGGGGTCTCGGTCGCTCCCTTCGGCCCGGCTCACGGTGTCTGCGCGCCGAGGCGCTTGGCCTTCAGGCTGCCCAGGAGGGTCTGCACGCCCTTGCGGACGGTGGAGCCCACCCGGCGGGCCACCGAgtcggcgggcggcgccggcaggcaggagctggagacctGGGGCCGGGCGTCCAAGCACTTCTGATAGCGCAGCTGGGGGCAGAGCGGAGGCCAGAGCCCGGCGTCGGcacccgccccggcgcggcggggcagcaCGGGGCCGCGCCGCAGCGGGACTCACCATGCAGGCGGCCTGCAGCGCCTCGCTGAGCCCCGCCGCGTTGGGCTCGCACCACACCATGTGGCAGCGGAAGGCGCCCGGGGCGCTGGCCATGATGAAGGCGAAGGAGCGCACGTCGCGGCCCACGCCCATGAACGACAGGAACCGCACGCGGCACTCGCACAGCACCGCCTCCGTCTGCGGGCAGAGGCAGGGGGTCTCcacggcccccggcgcggccccgcggccgggacgaggccccggggagggcggggagccccggccgggcgccgcctcACCTGCTCGTGGGTGATGGTGAGCGTGGCGGGCGCCACGTTGACCACGATGGGGGTCCAGTGCTCCCGGCCGCCGGTCGCCAGCGCCGCCTCCAGCGCCGCGTTGATGACGTCCATGCCTGGGGACGGGCCGAGCCGGCTGACgtgccgcggccgcgggggaccggggcgccccgccgcagggggcaggcaggagggcaggcgCGCGCCCCACGGCGTGCAGCCCCAAGGCGTGCGTGTCTCCCCACACACGTGTGCGCCCCACGCCCAGTCCTCCCCCCGGGCACGCTGCCCGCGCCCCACACTCACCCACGGGCTTGGCGACGGGCACGCAGCCCAGGTAACACACCTGGAACTTCTGCACCACCTCGCTCTTGGGCGCGGGGAACTCCACTGCGGGCAGAGGGCAGGGTCCGCTGTGCCGCGCCGCACGGCCTCCCGTGCCCCACAGtgccccccaaaccgcccccgAGCCCAGCCCTGCACAGCCTGCTGCAAccccggctgccccacggctggcTGTGCACAGCCTCCTGCACCCCTAACTGCGGCTACGTGGCTCTGCACAGGCTCCTGCACGCCTCACTGCCCCACACGTGGCACTGCACAGCCTCCTGCATCCCGGCTGCCCCACACCTGGCCCTGCACAGCTTCCTGcaccccagctgccccacacTTGGCACTGCACAGCCTCCTgtgccccagctgccccacaccTGGCCCTCCACAGCCTCCTGCATCCTGGCTGCCCCACACCTGGCCCTGCACGGCCCCCTGCACCCCTAACTGGGGCTACGTGGCTCTGCACAGCCTCCTGCATCCTGGCTGCCCCACACCTGGCCCTGCACGgcctcctgctccccagctgccccacaccTGGCCCTGCACggcttcctgcccccccccagctgccccacaccTGGCCCTGCACGg from Dromaius novaehollandiae isolate bDroNov1 chromosome 1, bDroNov1.hap1, whole genome shotgun sequence encodes the following:
- the SMPD1 gene encoding sphingomyelin phosphodiesterase, whose protein sequence is MAARGLSPGAVPAAVRAAAPLLALSLCVSLCLSLPLPLPGARAGPPAAGWSWRNLTCPACRLLFGALGLALQLEPNVARVGRVAVRVCQELRLAPPEICRQAVQLFQQDVVSAWARSVLRPGEACGLLLGRGCGRWDIYADWNVTLPAAPKPPVRPPAPPPPGAPTARLLFLTDLHWDRHYVPGSEPACRDPLCCRGAARSAPGGAGYWGEYGKCDLPLHTIEALLAQLRGPAPPFDAAYWTGDIPAHDVWQQRREDQLLALRTVTGLLRKHLGALPVYPAVGNHEATPVNAFPPPYVHGNQSSAWLYDAMAQAWQDWLPPEALETLRAAGFYTLRVRPGLRLVSLNMNFCSQANFWLLINSTDPAGQLQWLVGVLEAAEQRGEKVHIIGHIPPGHCLRSWSWNYYRIVNRFEGTIAAQFFGHTHVDEFEMFYDEETLTRPVSVAFVAPSVTTYINLNPGYRVYELDGAYPGSSHAVLDHETFILNLTEANVPGAKPRWQRLYRAREAYGMPSAFPADWDQLIRRFQDDESLFQRFWYLFHKGHPPREPCREACKAALLCSLRTGRSVDPGLCRVLRPALPFAQIQELWRQRQLC